From a region of the Pukyongiella litopenaei genome:
- a CDS encoding alpha/beta hydrolase family protein, translating to MKAVVAAAAMAGATAAGAENRIDRQRADAPELSAYGEHAIGVRTLELVNPDQVDILSIDPAAAPPDELPRYDRPLPVEVWYPAGAGATGAQSMRVFLRDGKTEAEIVGQAVRDAEPDRSGAPYPLVLVSHGYPGNRFLLSHLAENLASKGYVVASIDHTDSTYRTQAAFGSTLVNRSLDQVFVLNEMARLSSDGASFLNGLVDAGNAGLIGYSMGAYGAVITAGGGVTQASIEYPWGAPHGTLAIHKAGSDSHEALPDPRIRTAIAFAPWGMNTGFWDAGGLAGIRIPMLFVAGSVDDVSGYENGTRAIWQGATGVDRALLTYDNANHNAGAPMPAPAEADKVDADLGWNLTGHYSDAVWDSVKMNNIAQHFATAWLGKYLKGDDGMEAYLDLVPQSNDGVSALNDDGTPKPEHSHWHGFEDRSAKGLRFERLKAGE from the coding sequence ACGCTGGAACTGGTCAACCCGGATCAGGTGGACATCCTGTCCATCGACCCGGCCGCCGCCCCGCCTGACGAACTGCCGCGCTATGACCGGCCATTGCCGGTCGAGGTCTGGTACCCCGCCGGGGCGGGCGCGACCGGCGCGCAATCGATGCGCGTGTTCCTGCGCGATGGCAAGACCGAGGCCGAGATCGTCGGGCAGGCGGTGCGCGACGCCGAACCCGACCGGTCGGGGGCGCCCTATCCACTGGTTCTGGTCAGCCACGGCTATCCGGGCAACCGGTTCCTGCTGTCCCACCTGGCCGAGAACCTGGCGTCCAAGGGTTATGTGGTCGCGTCGATCGACCATACCGATTCCACCTATCGCACCCAGGCGGCCTTCGGGTCGACTTTGGTGAACCGTTCGCTCGACCAGGTCTTCGTGCTGAACGAAATGGCGCGGCTGTCGAGCGACGGGGCATCGTTCCTGAACGGTCTCGTCGATGCCGGCAATGCCGGGTTGATCGGCTATTCGATGGGAGCCTACGGCGCGGTGATCACCGCCGGCGGCGGGGTGACGCAGGCCAGCATCGAGTATCCGTGGGGGGCGCCGCACGGCACGCTGGCGATCCACAAGGCCGGCAGCGACAGCCACGAGGCGCTGCCCGACCCGCGGATCAGGACCGCCATCGCCTTTGCGCCCTGGGGCATGAATACCGGGTTCTGGGATGCCGGCGGGCTGGCGGGTATCCGCATCCCGATGCTGTTCGTCGCGGGGTCGGTCGATGATGTCTCGGGCTATGAAAACGGCACCCGCGCGATCTGGCAGGGGGCGACGGGCGTGGACCGGGCGCTGCTGACCTATGACAACGCCAATCACAATGCCGGCGCGCCGATGCCCGCCCCCGCCGAGGCCGACAAGGTCGATGCGGATCTGGGCTGGAACCTGACCGGGCATTATTCGGATGCGGTCTGGGACAGCGTGAAGATGAACAACATCGCCCAGCATTTCGCCACCGCCTGGTTGGGAAAATACCTCAAGGGTGACGACGGCATGGAGGCCTATCTCGACCTGGTGCCGCAATCCAATGACGGGGTGAGCGCGCTGAACGACGACGGCACGCCCAAGCCCGAACACAGCCACTGGCACGGTTTCGAGGATCGCAGTGCCAAGGGGTTGCGGTTCGAACGGCTCAAGGCCGGGGAATAG